The Hydrogenophaga crocea genome contains a region encoding:
- a CDS encoding AEC family transporter — protein sequence MNFAQLLFPDFSLILCGYLVCRFTKLNRTVWEQVESLVYYFLFPVLLFHSIVKSPLDLSAASSLVGAAISLAVCAIALTYSLPHWPLLGRFIDVRLHAASAQVGFRFNSFILLALADRVAGPQGLLMVAVIIGFCVPIFNIGAVWPMARHANKGFARELVRNPLIVATASGLVANLLGFSMPGWLEPTVNRIGQASLALGLMAAGAGMQFGSMAAGKALAAAVLAVKHFAVPLMAFGLARLFGLDPVQTAVLLTFSAVPTASSCYVLAARMGYNGPYVAGLVTLSTLLGMLSLPFALGVLGAPR from the coding sequence GTGAACTTTGCCCAACTGCTCTTCCCCGACTTCTCGCTCATCCTCTGCGGCTACCTCGTGTGCCGCTTCACCAAGCTCAACCGCACCGTGTGGGAGCAGGTGGAGAGCCTGGTGTATTACTTCCTGTTCCCGGTGCTGCTGTTCCACAGCATCGTGAAGAGCCCGCTCGATCTGTCGGCCGCCTCCAGCCTGGTGGGCGCGGCGATCTCGCTCGCGGTGTGCGCCATCGCCCTCACCTATTCGCTGCCGCACTGGCCGCTGCTGGGCCGCTTCATCGACGTGCGGCTGCACGCCGCGAGCGCGCAGGTGGGCTTTCGCTTCAACTCCTTCATCCTGCTCGCGCTGGCCGACCGCGTGGCCGGGCCGCAAGGCCTGCTGATGGTGGCCGTGATCATCGGTTTCTGCGTGCCGATCTTCAACATCGGCGCGGTCTGGCCCATGGCACGCCACGCCAACAAGGGCTTCGCGCGCGAGCTGGTGCGCAACCCGCTGATCGTGGCCACGGCCTCGGGTCTGGTGGCCAACCTGCTGGGCTTTTCCATGCCGGGCTGGCTCGAACCCACGGTGAACCGCATCGGCCAGGCCTCGCTGGCGCTGGGCCTGATGGCCGCGGGAGCGGGCATGCAATTCGGCTCCATGGCCGCGGGCAAGGCGCTCGCGGCGGCGGTGCTCGCGGTGAAGCACTTTGCGGTGCCGCTCATGGCCTTCGGCCTCGCGCGCCTGTTCGGGCTCGACCCGGTGCAGACCGCGGTGCTGCTCACCTTCTCGGCCGTGCCCACGGCCTCGAGCTGCTACGTGCTCGCGGCGCGCATGGGCTACAACGGCCCTTATGTGGCAGGGCTGGTCACGCTGTCCACGCTGCTGGGTATGCTGAGCCTGCCGTTTGCGCTCGGTGTGCTGGGCGCGCCGCGGTGA